Proteins from a single region of Haloarcula laminariae:
- a CDS encoding DUF420 domain-containing protein — protein sequence MLDVRERVPALTAALTVVSLALVFGAVGGAIPTALLPRAPDAVLEAIPTVNAFVSIAAIVTILTGLRAVRRGDIERHRQLMVATFGLFVAFLVLYLYRVSLVGPTEFAGPAAVETYVYFPLLAVHILLAIAAIPAVYYTLLLAVSYPVSELRRTNHPRAGKVAATLWLISFSLGVVVYAMLYLLW from the coding sequence ATGTTGGACGTACGCGAGCGGGTCCCCGCACTCACTGCAGCGTTGACGGTCGTATCACTGGCGCTCGTCTTCGGCGCGGTCGGCGGTGCGATTCCGACCGCGCTGCTTCCCCGCGCTCCCGACGCTGTCCTCGAAGCCATCCCGACGGTCAACGCGTTCGTCAGCATCGCCGCTATCGTGACAATCCTCACCGGCCTCCGGGCGGTCCGACGGGGGGACATCGAACGGCATCGACAGCTGATGGTCGCCACCTTCGGCCTGTTCGTCGCCTTTCTCGTGCTCTACCTCTATCGCGTCTCGCTCGTGGGCCCGACCGAGTTCGCGGGCCCGGCCGCCGTCGAGACGTACGTCTACTTCCCGCTGCTCGCCGTCCACATCCTGCTCGCCATCGCCGCCATCCCCGCGGTCTACTACACGCTCCTGCTGGCGGTGAGCTATCCGGTCTCGGAGCTGCGCCGGACGAACCACCCACGCGCCGGGAAGGTAGCCGCGACGCTGTGGCTGATATCGTTCTCGCTGGGCGTCGTCGTCTACGCGATGCTGTATCTGCTGTGGTGA
- the coxB gene encoding cytochrome c oxidase subunit II → MRLSRALSWLCVLALGAVALSTPAAAQSVNRATIDELNEQLLYVALPLTLFVELMLVYAIYRFHNNDTPRPTVDDPALEVTWTAATGAILVFVGVSGFFVLANPYISPVAADATGEGVADEAEIDVLTYQWGYEFGYPDSNVTTSETLYLPNNTDVRFTMTSSDVIHSFFIPELGVKQDIFPNQETIAMTRPTETGTYKLYCAELCGSGHARMQADVVVLSQSDYDAWLDEQRGSGNSTAAPDGVNATDGGNTTASATQTA, encoded by the coding sequence ATGCGCCTCAGTCGCGCACTGTCCTGGCTTTGTGTCCTCGCTCTCGGCGCAGTAGCGCTCAGTACGCCGGCAGCGGCCCAGTCGGTCAACAGGGCCACTATCGACGAGCTGAACGAACAGCTGCTGTACGTCGCCCTGCCCCTGACGCTGTTCGTGGAGCTGATGCTCGTCTACGCCATCTACCGGTTCCACAACAACGACACCCCCCGACCCACCGTCGACGACCCGGCGCTTGAGGTCACCTGGACCGCGGCGACCGGTGCCATCCTCGTGTTCGTCGGCGTCTCCGGCTTCTTCGTGCTGGCGAACCCCTATATCTCGCCTGTCGCGGCCGATGCGACCGGCGAGGGCGTCGCCGACGAGGCCGAGATAGACGTCCTCACCTACCAGTGGGGGTACGAGTTCGGCTACCCCGACTCGAACGTGACGACGAGCGAAACGCTCTACCTGCCGAACAACACCGACGTTCGGTTCACGATGACATCGAGCGACGTCATCCACTCGTTTTTCATACCGGAGCTGGGGGTCAAACAGGACATCTTCCCGAACCAGGAGACGATTGCCATGACCCGCCCGACCGAGACAGGCACGTATAAGCTCTACTGCGCGGAGCTGTGTGGGTCGGGCCACGCGCGGATGCAGGCCGACGTCGTCGTCCTGAGCCAGTCCGATTACGACGCCTGGCTCGACGAGCAACGCGGGAGCGGAAACTCCACGGCCGCGCCCGACGGGGTGAACGCGACCGACGGCGGAAATACCACCGCGTCCGCCACACAGACGGCCTGA
- a CDS encoding AI-2E family transporter has product MEWPESRSRVAWWVVAAVLGAITAWILFTYVGTFVLGLFLYYVARPAYRRFRAKLRPSIAAATALLALAVPVVLLVGYTLAIAAQELARLQQSVDLGPLTDQLEPYLDVSDIVQDPQMLLQNPDIVNAGQLVAEGALGYVPIVGTALINVFLALAVAFYLLRDGPRLGRWVRETFSDQEEFLSVYLTEVDEDLGSVYFGNILNAFAIVIVAAFVYIALNAFAPADGIPYPALMAVLAGAASLIPVVGMKLVYVPLSIGLFARAILGGDPLWFPAAFVVATVVFVDFIPDLVLRPYVSGRNLHVGLVMIAYVIGPLLFGWYGLFLGPLLLVVVYHFARLVLPVLIDGDGVEAIPAGTERDLEKRADSGEDDSDDGVGSGSA; this is encoded by the coding sequence ATGGAGTGGCCCGAGTCCAGAAGCCGCGTCGCCTGGTGGGTCGTGGCCGCCGTACTCGGCGCCATCACCGCCTGGATTCTGTTCACGTACGTCGGGACGTTCGTGCTGGGGCTGTTCCTCTACTACGTGGCTCGGCCGGCCTACCGACGGTTCAGAGCGAAGCTCCGGCCGAGCATCGCGGCCGCGACGGCCCTGCTGGCGCTCGCCGTCCCGGTGGTGCTGCTCGTGGGGTACACCCTCGCCATCGCGGCCCAGGAGCTCGCGCGCCTCCAGCAGTCTGTCGACCTCGGCCCGCTGACCGACCAGTTGGAGCCCTATCTGGACGTCTCCGACATCGTTCAGGACCCGCAGATGCTGCTCCAGAACCCCGACATCGTCAACGCGGGCCAACTCGTCGCGGAGGGCGCGCTGGGGTACGTCCCCATCGTCGGCACCGCGCTCATCAACGTCTTCCTGGCCCTCGCCGTGGCGTTCTACCTGCTCCGCGACGGGCCGAGGCTGGGGCGCTGGGTCCGGGAGACGTTCAGCGACCAGGAGGAGTTCCTGAGCGTCTATCTGACGGAGGTCGACGAGGACCTCGGGAGCGTCTACTTCGGCAACATCCTGAACGCGTTCGCCATCGTCATCGTCGCCGCGTTCGTCTACATCGCCCTGAACGCCTTCGCGCCGGCCGACGGCATCCCCTACCCCGCGCTGATGGCCGTCCTGGCCGGCGCCGCGAGCCTCATCCCCGTCGTCGGGATGAAGCTCGTCTACGTCCCGCTGTCCATCGGGCTGTTCGCGCGAGCGATTCTGGGCGGGGACCCGCTGTGGTTCCCCGCCGCCTTCGTCGTCGCGACGGTCGTCTTCGTGGACTTCATCCCCGACCTCGTCCTCCGGCCGTACGTCTCCGGGCGGAACCTCCACGTCGGCCTCGTGATGATCGCCTACGTCATCGGTCCCCTGTTGTTCGGGTGGTACGGCCTCTTCCTGGGGCCGCTCTTGCTCGTCGTCGTCTATCACTTTGCGCGGCTGGTCCTCCCGGTGCTCATCGACGGCGACGGCGTCGAGGCGATACCGGCGGGGACCGAGCGCGACCTGGAGAAGCGCGCAGACTCCGGCGAGGACGATTCGGACGACGGCGTCGGCAGCGGGTCGGCGTGA
- the purF gene encoding amidophosphoribosyltransferase, whose protein sequence is MHEKCGVVGIALEDRDAARPLYYSLYALQHRGQESAGIVTHDGFQQHSHVEMGLVGDAFGPGDLESLTGSNGIGHVRYPTAGSVNSCCAQPFSVSFKSGSLGLSHNGNLVNADEIRDEIADLGHAFTSDGDTEVIAHDLARNLLEEDLVRAVKRTMERIHGSYSLTIMHDETVLGVRDPQGNRPLVIGELDDGYVLTSESAAIDTLDGELIRDVRPGELVVLHDDGTGYDTYQLIEQENTAHCFFEHVYFARPDSTIDENLVYEVRRELGRKLWDESGVDSDVVLPVPDSGRAFASGYAEAAQDDGSDIEFAEGLMKNRYVGRTFIMPTQDERERAVRLKLNPIKSTIEGKKVTIIDDSIVRGTTSNQLVQLLKDAGAEEVNVRIGAPPIIAPCYMGIDMASRDELIAGDQSVEEIREEIGADSLSYLSIDAIAETLETSRADLCLGCVTGEYPYDIEGEETDRDVVRPEIDGQPTPADD, encoded by the coding sequence ATGCACGAGAAGTGCGGCGTTGTTGGTATCGCTCTCGAAGACCGAGACGCCGCCCGCCCGCTCTACTACTCTCTGTACGCCCTCCAGCATCGCGGACAGGAGTCCGCGGGCATCGTCACCCATGACGGCTTCCAGCAGCACAGCCACGTCGAGATGGGGCTGGTCGGCGACGCCTTCGGCCCCGGCGACCTCGAATCGCTGACGGGGTCGAACGGCATCGGCCACGTCCGCTACCCCACCGCAGGCAGCGTCAACTCCTGCTGTGCCCAGCCGTTCTCGGTGTCGTTCAAGTCCGGGTCGCTGGGGCTGTCTCACAACGGAAACCTCGTCAACGCGGACGAGATTCGCGACGAGATAGCGGACCTGGGGCACGCTTTCACCTCCGACGGCGACACCGAGGTCATCGCTCACGACCTCGCCCGGAACCTGCTTGAGGAGGACCTCGTCCGCGCGGTCAAGCGGACCATGGAGCGCATCCACGGCTCGTACTCGCTTACCATCATGCACGACGAGACCGTCCTCGGCGTGCGGGACCCGCAGGGCAACCGCCCGCTGGTCATCGGCGAACTGGATGACGGCTACGTGCTCACCTCCGAGTCGGCGGCCATCGACACGCTCGACGGGGAACTGATTCGGGACGTCCGCCCCGGCGAACTCGTCGTCCTCCACGACGACGGCACCGGCTACGACACCTATCAGCTCATCGAGCAGGAGAACACGGCCCACTGCTTCTTCGAACACGTCTACTTCGCCCGGCCCGACTCGACTATCGACGAGAACCTCGTCTACGAGGTCCGGCGCGAACTGGGCCGCAAACTCTGGGACGAGTCGGGGGTCGACTCCGACGTGGTGTTACCGGTGCCCGACTCCGGACGCGCCTTCGCCTCGGGCTACGCCGAGGCCGCACAGGACGACGGGTCGGACATCGAGTTCGCGGAGGGGCTGATGAAAAACCGCTATGTCGGCCGGACGTTCATCATGCCGACCCAGGACGAGCGCGAACGCGCCGTCCGCCTGAAGCTCAATCCCATCAAGTCGACCATCGAGGGCAAGAAGGTCACCATCATCGACGACTCCATCGTCCGTGGGACCACCTCGAACCAGCTCGTGCAGCTGCTGAAAGACGCCGGCGCGGAGGAGGTCAACGTCCGCATCGGCGCCCCGCCGATTATCGCCCCCTGTTACATGGGCATCGACATGGCCTCCCGCGACGAACTCATCGCGGGCGACCAGTCCGTTGAGGAGATTCGCGAGGAGATAGGCGCCGATTCGCTCTCCTACCTCTCCATCGACGCCATCGCGGAGACGCTGGAGACCAGCCGGGCCGACCTCTGTCTGGGCTGTGTCACCGGCGAGTACCCCTACGACATAGAGGGCGAGGAGACCGACCGCGATGTCGTTCGGCCGGAGATAGACGGGCAACCGACGCCGGCAGACGACTAG
- a CDS encoding CDC48 family AAA ATPase — protein sequence MKLTVKPLKQKDAGRGLAAIDRAAMDEMDLENGDYIVLEGQSRAVARVWPGYPEDDSKGIVRIDGQLRQEAGVGIDDNVTVEKADVKPATSVTVALPQNLRVRGNVGPMIRNNLSGQAVTQGQTVPVSFGLGPLSSMSGQKIPLRIAETAPSGTVVITDSTEIQVSEKPAEQIREGEGEGAASPDSPDVAYEDIGGLDDELEQVREMIELPMRHPELFQQLGIEPPKGVLLHGPPGTGKTLMAKAVANEIDAYFTTISGPEIMSKYYGESEEQLREVFEEAEENSPAIVFIDEIDSIAPKRGETQGDVERRVVAQLLSLMDGLEERGQVIVIGATNRIDAIDPALRRGGRFDREIEIGVPDKEGRKEILQVHTRGMPLSEKIDIDSYAENTHGFVGADLATLTKESAMNALRRIRPELDLESEEIDAEVLERLEITDDDVKDAMKGIEPSALREVFVEVPDVTWDSVGGLEDTKERLRETIQWPLEYGSVFEAMDLNAAKGVLLYGPPGTGKTLLAKAVANEAQSNFISVKGPELLNKFVGESEKGVREVFAKARENAPTVVFFDEIDSIAGERGGGQTDSGVGERVVSQLLTELDGIEEMEDVVVVATTNRPDLIDSALLRPGRLDRHVHVPVPDEEARRAIFVVHTRDKPLADGIDLDSLARRTDGYVGADIEAVCREASMAATREFINSVDPEDIGDSVSNVRVTMDHFEHALTEVGPSVTEETREQYDEIEQRFDTAEPDLEEDKVSRTFQ from the coding sequence ATGAAACTAACAGTCAAACCACTCAAGCAGAAAGACGCGGGACGCGGCCTCGCGGCCATCGACCGGGCCGCGATGGACGAGATGGACTTGGAGAACGGCGACTACATCGTCCTCGAGGGACAGAGCCGAGCGGTCGCGCGTGTGTGGCCGGGCTACCCCGAGGACGACAGCAAGGGCATCGTCCGCATCGACGGTCAGCTCCGCCAGGAGGCCGGCGTCGGTATCGACGACAACGTCACCGTCGAGAAGGCCGACGTCAAGCCCGCGACCAGCGTCACGGTCGCCCTGCCCCAGAACCTCCGCGTTCGGGGCAACGTCGGCCCGATGATTCGTAACAACCTCAGCGGGCAGGCCGTCACGCAGGGCCAGACCGTGCCCGTGAGCTTCGGGCTCGGCCCGCTCTCGTCGATGTCGGGCCAGAAGATTCCGCTCCGCATCGCAGAGACGGCCCCCTCCGGGACAGTCGTCATCACCGACTCGACGGAGATTCAGGTCAGCGAGAAGCCCGCCGAACAGATACGTGAGGGCGAAGGCGAGGGCGCAGCGAGCCCCGATTCGCCCGACGTGGCCTACGAGGACATCGGCGGCCTCGACGACGAGCTGGAGCAGGTCCGCGAGATGATAGAGCTGCCGATGCGCCACCCCGAGCTGTTCCAGCAGCTCGGCATCGAGCCGCCGAAAGGCGTCCTGCTCCACGGCCCGCCCGGCACCGGGAAGACCCTGATGGCGAAAGCCGTCGCCAACGAGATAGACGCGTACTTCACGACCATCTCCGGCCCGGAGATAATGTCGAAGTACTACGGCGAGAGCGAGGAGCAGCTCCGTGAGGTCTTCGAGGAGGCCGAGGAGAACTCGCCGGCCATCGTCTTCATCGACGAGATAGACTCCATCGCACCCAAGCGGGGTGAGACCCAGGGGGACGTGGAACGGCGCGTCGTCGCCCAGCTCCTCTCCCTGATGGACGGGCTCGAAGAGCGCGGCCAGGTCATCGTCATCGGCGCGACCAACCGAATCGACGCCATCGACCCCGCGCTCCGGCGCGGTGGCCGCTTCGACCGCGAGATCGAGATCGGCGTCCCGGACAAGGAGGGGCGCAAGGAGATCCTGCAGGTCCACACCCGCGGGATGCCCCTCTCCGAGAAGATCGACATCGACAGCTACGCCGAGAACACCCACGGCTTCGTCGGCGCGGACCTGGCCACGCTGACCAAGGAGAGCGCGATGAACGCGCTCCGGCGCATCCGCCCGGAGCTCGACCTCGAATCCGAGGAGATAGACGCCGAGGTCCTTGAGCGACTGGAGATCACCGACGACGACGTGAAGGACGCGATGAAGGGCATCGAGCCCTCCGCGCTCCGCGAGGTCTTCGTCGAGGTCCCGGACGTGACCTGGGACTCCGTCGGCGGACTGGAGGACACCAAGGAGCGGCTCCGCGAGACCATCCAGTGGCCCCTGGAGTACGGCTCCGTCTTCGAAGCGATGGACCTCAACGCCGCGAAGGGCGTGTTGCTGTACGGTCCGCCCGGCACGGGGAAGACCCTGCTGGCGAAGGCCGTCGCAAACGAGGCCCAGTCGAACTTCATCTCCGTGAAGGGCCCCGAGCTGCTGAACAAGTTCGTGGGAGAGTCCGAGAAGGGCGTTCGCGAAGTGTTCGCCAAGGCCCGCGAGAACGCCCCGACGGTGGTGTTCTTCGACGAGATCGACTCCATCGCCGGCGAACGCGGCGGCGGACAGACCGACTCCGGCGTCGGCGAACGGGTCGTCTCACAGCTGCTGACCGAACTCGACGGCATCGAGGAGATGGAGGACGTGGTCGTCGTCGCGACGACGAACCGACCCGACCTCATCGACAGCGCACTGCTGCGCCCGGGCCGACTGGACCGTCACGTCCACGTCCCGGTGCCCGACGAGGAGGCCCGACGGGCCATCTTCGTGGTCCACACCCGCGACAAACCGCTGGCCGACGGCATCGACCTCGACAGCCTGGCCCGCCGGACCGACGGCTACGTCGGCGCCGACATCGAGGCCGTCTGCCGCGAGGCGTCGATGGCCGCGACCCGGGAGTTCATCAACAGCGTGGACCCCGAGGACATCGGCGACTCGGTCTCCAACGTCCGCGTGACGATGGACCACTTCGAGCACGCGCTCACGGAAGTCGGCCCCAGCGTCACCGAGGAGACCCGCGAGCAGTACGACGAGATAGAACAGCGGTTCGACACGGCCGAGCCCGACCTCGAAGAGGACAAGGTCAGCCGGACGTTCCAGTAG
- a CDS encoding 50S ribosomal protein L37e produces the protein MTGAGTPSQGKKNTTTHTKCRRCGNKSYHTKKKVCSSCGFGKSAKRRDYEWQSKAGE, from the coding sequence ATGACTGGTGCAGGAACCCCGAGCCAGGGCAAGAAGAACACCACGACACACACGAAATGTCGACGGTGTGGGAACAAATCGTATCATACGAAAAAGAAGGTCTGCTCGTCGTGCGGCTTCGGCAAATCGGCGAAACGACGTGACTACGAGTGGCAGTCGAAAGCCGGCGAGTAA
- a CDS encoding LSM domain-containing protein → MSGRPLDVLEASLGEAVTVQLKGGEIFEGELTGYDQHMNLVIEDEDTTIIRGDNVVSINP, encoded by the coding sequence ATGAGTGGACGACCGCTGGACGTGCTCGAAGCGTCGCTCGGCGAGGCCGTCACCGTACAGTTGAAAGGCGGCGAAATATTCGAGGGCGAGCTGACCGGCTACGACCAGCATATGAACCTGGTAATTGAGGACGAAGACACAACGATTATACGCGGCGATAACGTCGTATCTATCAACCCATGA
- a CDS encoding DUF2270 domain-containing protein — protein MTDDDPSDFDATDPEAREVGQTAATDSEEFLALMPHYYRGEVSQSGSLLTRLDLTIDWAIVLVTAVLALAFRGGDVAAYLLLIGILGVSLFLFFDVRRYRTFDACRARIRVLEENLFANSLDPEAAPFAEWRSELADDLRRPTFKVSYREALSRRLRKVYYPLYVLLGVAWGFRISLYTPEQSWVETASIPGLAGELVVAAVTVFFVVATAVTFWPLEREARGEFHGEASGEWKR, from the coding sequence ATGACCGACGACGACCCGAGTGACTTCGACGCGACCGACCCGGAGGCCCGCGAGGTGGGCCAGACCGCGGCGACCGACTCCGAGGAGTTTCTCGCGTTGATGCCACACTACTACCGGGGCGAAGTCTCACAGAGCGGGAGCCTCCTCACGCGGCTCGACCTGACCATCGACTGGGCCATCGTCCTCGTGACGGCCGTCCTCGCTCTCGCGTTCCGTGGCGGCGACGTGGCCGCGTATCTCCTGCTCATCGGGATACTGGGCGTGTCGCTGTTCCTCTTCTTCGACGTGCGACGCTACCGGACCTTCGACGCGTGTCGGGCGCGTATCCGCGTACTGGAGGAGAACCTCTTCGCGAACTCGCTGGACCCCGAGGCGGCTCCCTTCGCCGAGTGGCGTAGCGAACTCGCCGACGACCTCCGCAGGCCCACGTTCAAGGTGAGCTACCGGGAGGCGCTGTCCCGCCGGCTCCGGAAGGTGTACTACCCGCTGTACGTCCTCCTCGGCGTCGCCTGGGGGTTCCGAATCAGTCTCTATACGCCCGAACAGTCGTGGGTCGAGACGGCCTCGATTCCGGGCCTCGCCGGCGAACTCGTCGTCGCCGCTGTCACGGTCTTTTTCGTCGTGGCCACGGCTGTCACGTTCTGGCCACTGGAGCGGGAGGCACGCGGCGAGTTCCACGGCGAAGCGTCGGGCGAGTGGAAGCGGTGA
- a CDS encoding cytochrome c oxidase subunit 3: MSGWLDSAGGHAEEGEGHEHRSRWPLIAAVGAGLLYLGAGFFFVGLDLVPVVIPAGLAVVGALGLLVGLFGWAYEAFVGPAAGHGGHADRYRTTMILFLASDVSTFSAGFIYYAFVRAGAWETSHELLTPLVFVNTALLVASSFTIHYGHHALEAGDRRKFLGLLGATLALGVVFLVGQGYEYYELLVVEGFSLTSGVLGSAFYGLTGLHGLHVALGVVLIAIAFGRSLRGEYGPGHDTAIRTTSLYWHFVDAVWLFLVLALYVGASV; encoded by the coding sequence ATGTCCGGGTGGCTGGACTCCGCTGGCGGTCACGCCGAGGAGGGAGAGGGCCACGAACACCGGAGCCGCTGGCCCCTCATCGCGGCCGTCGGCGCCGGGCTGCTGTATCTCGGCGCCGGCTTCTTCTTCGTCGGGCTCGACCTCGTCCCGGTTGTCATCCCCGCGGGGCTCGCCGTCGTCGGCGCCCTGGGACTGCTCGTCGGCCTGTTCGGCTGGGCCTACGAGGCGTTCGTCGGACCGGCCGCCGGCCACGGCGGCCACGCGGACCGCTACAGGACGACGATGATACTCTTTCTGGCCTCGGACGTGTCCACGTTCTCGGCGGGCTTTATCTACTACGCGTTCGTCCGGGCCGGAGCCTGGGAGACGAGCCACGAACTCCTGACCCCGCTCGTCTTCGTCAACACCGCCCTGCTGGTCGCCAGCAGTTTCACCATCCACTACGGCCACCACGCGCTCGAAGCGGGCGACCGCAGGAAGTTCCTGGGCCTGCTAGGGGCGACGCTGGCGCTGGGGGTCGTCTTCCTCGTCGGGCAGGGCTACGAGTACTACGAACTGCTCGTCGTCGAGGGGTTCTCGCTGACCAGCGGCGTCCTCGGGAGCGCGTTCTACGGGCTCACCGGACTCCACGGGCTCCACGTCGCGCTGGGCGTCGTACTCATCGCCATCGCCTTCGGCCGGTCGCTCCGGGGCGAGTACGGCCCGGGCCACGACACCGCCATCAGAACGACCTCGCTGTACTGGCACTTCGTCGACGCGGTGTGGCTCTTCCTCGTCCTCGCCCTCTACGTCGGCGCGTCGGTGTAG
- a CDS encoding DUF6789 family protein, whose amino-acid sequence MLNRAVIEGGALALLALSIVAIWLRARHEARPASDGGYLSREGVRFELGRLQDEALRWLTTTNHREIGLLYIAFGTVAALWGGTDAMMLRTELLTPPADIWTPETYNALFTTHGLTMLIFFVLPVFFGIGNYFLPLLIGADDMAFPRVNAIGFWLLPPALLMARFGLLVQIGGQVLSVFLPAERIAFFLSLREVSVGWTLYAPLSVVQPNPQIDLLLLGLHLSGIATTVGAINFIATVVYERADDVNWSNLDIFSWNMLVTSSIALFAFPLLGSALVMLLLDRNLGTTFFTTEGGGPILWQHLFWFWGHPEVYILFLPATGLMSLILPKFVGRKLFGYQFIVYSTLGLAVMSFGVWAHHMFTTSVDPRLKASFMAISIAIAVPSAIKVFNWLTTMWDGNIRLSAPFILCAGGIGTFIIGGVTGVFLAVIPVDILYHGTYYVVGHFHLIVVGIIPMLMIASSYYWYPILTGRWYDRRLAKFQSGLLIVGAFVTFMVLLVIGGLGLPRRQAIYPPEYQLAQQIATVGGYVVGLSAVMWLYNMLVSYWRGEVVRTTDPWNLKATNQFTREWQWFEARMVEKYDMEPAQPETTRRSYAPELQPMGLLGGVGTVAQNVYRNASMAAVAGFTGTFLMTGGIGTAIVIGVLDPASFAEISELVGLGTSQLIGAVLFLVAGTVVWPLLFLSFQEFLPGRRMFETGLVFATLVATGFSVAFYTDQEGLAFLGYLAFVFVAHWAYGLGLAVTFQFLRSRRTDVGA is encoded by the coding sequence ATGCTGAACCGCGCCGTAATCGAAGGGGGCGCGCTCGCGTTGCTCGCCCTGAGCATCGTCGCTATCTGGCTCCGGGCCCGCCACGAGGCCCGGCCCGCCAGTGACGGCGGCTACCTCTCGCGCGAGGGGGTGCGGTTCGAACTCGGCCGCCTCCAGGACGAGGCGTTGCGCTGGCTGACGACGACGAACCACCGGGAGATCGGCCTCCTCTACATCGCTTTCGGGACGGTCGCCGCCCTCTGGGGCGGGACGGACGCGATGATGCTCCGCACCGAGCTGTTGACGCCGCCCGCCGACATCTGGACGCCGGAGACGTACAACGCACTCTTCACCACCCACGGGCTGACGATGCTCATCTTCTTCGTCCTGCCCGTCTTCTTCGGCATCGGGAACTACTTCCTCCCGCTGCTCATCGGGGCCGACGACATGGCGTTTCCCCGCGTCAACGCCATCGGCTTCTGGCTGCTCCCGCCCGCGCTGTTGATGGCCCGCTTTGGCCTCCTCGTCCAGATAGGCGGGCAGGTTCTCAGCGTCTTCCTCCCGGCGGAGCGGATTGCGTTTTTCCTGTCCCTCCGGGAGGTCAGCGTCGGCTGGACGCTGTACGCGCCCCTCTCCGTCGTCCAACCCAATCCGCAGATAGACCTCCTGTTGCTCGGGCTGCACCTGAGCGGTATCGCGACAACGGTCGGCGCCATCAACTTCATCGCGACGGTCGTCTACGAGCGCGCTGACGACGTGAACTGGAGCAACCTCGACATCTTCTCCTGGAACATGCTGGTGACGAGTTCCATCGCGCTGTTCGCGTTCCCGCTGCTGGGGAGCGCCCTGGTGATGCTCCTGCTGGACCGGAATCTCGGGACCACCTTCTTCACGACCGAAGGCGGCGGACCGATTCTCTGGCAGCACCTGTTCTGGTTCTGGGGCCACCCGGAGGTCTACATCCTCTTCCTGCCGGCGACGGGGCTGATGAGCCTCATCCTCCCGAAGTTCGTCGGCCGCAAACTGTTTGGCTACCAGTTCATCGTCTACTCGACGCTGGGGCTGGCCGTGATGTCATTCGGCGTCTGGGCCCACCACATGTTCACCACGAGCGTCGACCCGCGACTCAAGGCCTCGTTCATGGCCATCTCCATCGCTATCGCCGTCCCGAGCGCCATCAAGGTGTTCAACTGGCTGACCACGATGTGGGACGGGAATATCAGGCTCTCGGCGCCGTTTATCCTCTGTGCCGGTGGCATCGGGACGTTCATCATCGGCGGCGTCACCGGCGTCTTCCTCGCGGTCATCCCCGTCGACATCCTCTATCACGGGACCTACTACGTCGTGGGCCACTTCCACCTCATCGTCGTCGGCATCATCCCGATGCTGATGATAGCCTCGTCGTACTACTGGTACCCCATCCTCACGGGCCGGTGGTACGACAGGCGGCTGGCGAAGTTCCAGTCCGGACTGCTCATCGTCGGCGCGTTCGTCACGTTCATGGTTTTGCTGGTCATCGGCGGCCTGGGACTGCCCCGACGCCAGGCCATCTACCCGCCGGAGTACCAGCTCGCCCAGCAGATAGCCACCGTCGGAGGCTACGTCGTCGGCCTCTCGGCCGTGATGTGGCTCTACAACATGCTGGTGTCGTACTGGCGCGGCGAGGTGGTCCGGACGACCGACCCGTGGAACCTGAAGGCGACGAACCAGTTCACTCGGGAGTGGCAGTGGTTCGAGGCGCGGATGGTCGAGAAGTACGACATGGAACCGGCCCAGCCGGAGACTACCCGGCGGTCGTACGCGCCCGAGCTGCAGCCGATGGGGCTGCTCGGCGGGGTCGGTACCGTCGCCCAGAACGTCTACCGGAACGCCTCGATGGCGGCCGTGGCCGGGTTTACCGGCACGTTCCTGATGACCGGCGGCATCGGTACCGCCATCGTCATCGGCGTGCTCGACCCCGCCTCCTTCGCCGAGATATCGGAGCTGGTGGGGCTGGGGACGAGCCAGCTCATCGGTGCAGTGCTCTTCCTCGTCGCCGGCACCGTCGTCTGGCCGCTCCTCTTTCTCTCGTTCCAGGAGTTCCTGCCCGGCCGGCGGATGTTCGAGACGGGGTTGGTGTTCGCGACGCTGGTCGCGACAGGGTTCTCCGTCGCGTTCTACACCGACCAGGAGGGACTGGCCTTCCTGGGGTACCTGGCCTTCGTCTTCGTCGCCCACTGGGCGTACGGGCTCGGCCTGGCAGTGACCTTCCAGTTCCTCCGGTCCCGTCGGACCGACGTGGGGGCCTGA